A region from the Vanacampus margaritifer isolate UIUO_Vmar chromosome 5, RoL_Vmar_1.0, whole genome shotgun sequence genome encodes:
- the LOC144051854 gene encoding neuronal acetylcholine receptor subunit alpha-10-like isoform X4 → MAVDVVSTTHNSMKRSQMKCFLCLFVCVSVLPVFQCAHSRFAQKLLNDLFDNYTSALRPVEDTDAILNVTLQDERNQILTAYLWIRQVWLDAHLKWIKDDYDGLDTIRIPSSYVWRPDIVLYNNADDHFTGPMDTNVVIRHDGQIMWDSPAITKSSCKVDVSFFPFDAQQCRFTYGSWTYNGNQLDILNAMESADLADLVDNVEWEVLGMPAKRNIILYGCCAEPYPDITYTLKLKRRASFYVFNLLIPCVMISFLAPLGFYLPADSGEKVSLGVTVMLALTVFQLLVAEIMPPSENVPLIGKYYIATMTMITASTALTIFIMNIHHCGPDAKPVPKWAKKIILQHMARMCFVYEVGDNCMAPQSEKPEPPLLKNRNMNGLAGAYRDDGTVGLEAIERQDSDEPMGTNPTNRYNSWKNGAFVSMDYEDSSGARRCRKGGVSNTGGSREAPCDERLLLLPNVEYIANCYREQRATQKRTGEWKKVAKVLDRFFMWLFFIMVFFMSLLIMGKAI, encoded by the exons TCTTCCAATGCGCCCACAGCAGATTTGCGCAGAAGCTCCTCAACGACCTGTTTGACAACTACACAAGCGCTCTGAGGCCGGTGGAGGACACCGACGCCATCCTTAACGTCACCCTGCAG GATGAGCGAAACCAAATACTGACGGCCTATTTGTGGATACGACAAGTGTGGCTCGACGCACATCTCAAATGGATTAAGGATGACTACGATGGCCTCGACACCATCCGTATACCTAGCAGTTATGTATGGAGACCCGATATTGTCCTATATAACAA TGCCGACGACCACTTCACGGGCCCCATGGACACCAACGTTGTGATCCGCCACGACGGCCAGATCATGTGGGACTCACCGGCGATCACCAAGAGCTCCTGCAAGGTGGACGTGTCCTTCTTTCCCTTTGATGCGCAGCAgtgcaggttcacctacggttCGTGGACCTACAACGGCAACCAGCTGGACATCCTGAACGCCATGGAGAGCGCCGACCTGGCCGACCTGGTGGACAATGTGGAGTGGGAAGTCTTGGGTATGCCGGCCAAAAGGAACATCATTTTGTACGGCTGCTGCGCCGAGCCTTACCCCGACATCACCTACACTCTGAAACTCAAAAGGAGGGCGTCCTTCTACGTCTTCAACCTGCTGATACCTTGCGTGATGATCTCGTTCCTGGCTCCGCTGGGCTTCTACCTGCCTGCAGACTCCGGAGAAAAAGTGTCTTTGGGCGTCACCGTGATGCTGGCGCTGACTGTCTTTCAACTGCTGGTCGCAGAGATTATGCCACCGTCGGAGAATGTACCACTCATTG GAAAGTACTACATCGCCACCATGACCATGATCACCGCCTCCACCGCTTTGACCATTTTCATCATGAACATTCACCACTGCGGCCCGGACGCCAAACCCGTCCCCAAGTGGGCCAAAAAGATCATACTGCAGCACATGGCCCGAATGTGCTTTGTTTACGAGGTCGGGGACAACTGCATGGCTCCCCAGTCGGAGAAGCCGGAACCTCCACTGTTGAAGAACCGCAACATGAACGGCTTGGCGGGGGCCTACAGGGACGACGGGACCGTTGGACTGGAGGCAATTGAAAGACAAGACTCGGACGAGCCGATGGGGACGAACCCCACCAATCGCTACAACTCCTGGAAGAACGGCGCCTTTGTCAGCATGGACTACGAAGACTCGAGTGGCGCGAGGAGATGCCGGAAAGGCGGCGTGAGCAACACGGGGGGGTCCCGTGAAGCCCCTTGTGACGAGAGGCTTCTGCTGTTGCCTAATGTGGAGTACATCGCCAACTGCTACAGGGAACAGAGGGCCACTCAAAAGAGGACTGGCGAGTGGAAGAAGGTGGCCAAGGTACTGGACCGTTTCTTCATGTGGTTGTTCTTCATCATGGTCTTCTTCATGAGTCTTCTGATCATGGGCAAAGCCATCTGA
- the LOC144051854 gene encoding neuronal acetylcholine receptor subunit alpha-10-like isoform X3 — translation MAVDVVSTTHNSMKRSQMKCFLCLFVCVSVLPVFQCAHSRFAQKLLNDLFDNYTSALRPVEDTDAILNVTLQVTLSQIIDMDERNQILTAYLWIRQVWLDAHLKWIKDDYDGLDTIRIPSSYVWRPDIVLYNNADDHFTGPMDTNVVIRHDGQIMWDSPAITKSSCKVDVSFFPFDAQQCRFTYGSWTYNGNQLDILNAMESADLADLVDNVEWEVLGMPAKRNIILYGCCAEPYPDITYTLKLKRRASFYVFNLLIPCVMISFLAPLGFYLPADSGEKVSLGVTVMLALTVFQLLVAEIMPPSENVPLIGKYYIATMTMITASTALTIFIMNIHHCGPDAKPVPKWAKKIILQHMARMCFVYEVGDNCMAPQSEKPEPPLLKNRNMNGLAGAYRDDGTVGLEAIERQDSDEPMGTNPTNRYNSWKNGAFVSMDYEDSSGARRCRKGGVSNTGGSREAPCDERLLLLPNVEYIANCYREQRATQKRTGEWKKVAKVLDRFFMWLFFIMVFFMSLLIMGKAI, via the exons TCTTCCAATGCGCCCACAGCAGATTTGCGCAGAAGCTCCTCAACGACCTGTTTGACAACTACACAAGCGCTCTGAGGCCGGTGGAGGACACCGACGCCATCCTTAACGTCACCCTGCAGGTGACGCTCTCGCAAATCATCGACATG GATGAGCGAAACCAAATACTGACGGCCTATTTGTGGATACGACAAGTGTGGCTCGACGCACATCTCAAATGGATTAAGGATGACTACGATGGCCTCGACACCATCCGTATACCTAGCAGTTATGTATGGAGACCCGATATTGTCCTATATAACAA TGCCGACGACCACTTCACGGGCCCCATGGACACCAACGTTGTGATCCGCCACGACGGCCAGATCATGTGGGACTCACCGGCGATCACCAAGAGCTCCTGCAAGGTGGACGTGTCCTTCTTTCCCTTTGATGCGCAGCAgtgcaggttcacctacggttCGTGGACCTACAACGGCAACCAGCTGGACATCCTGAACGCCATGGAGAGCGCCGACCTGGCCGACCTGGTGGACAATGTGGAGTGGGAAGTCTTGGGTATGCCGGCCAAAAGGAACATCATTTTGTACGGCTGCTGCGCCGAGCCTTACCCCGACATCACCTACACTCTGAAACTCAAAAGGAGGGCGTCCTTCTACGTCTTCAACCTGCTGATACCTTGCGTGATGATCTCGTTCCTGGCTCCGCTGGGCTTCTACCTGCCTGCAGACTCCGGAGAAAAAGTGTCTTTGGGCGTCACCGTGATGCTGGCGCTGACTGTCTTTCAACTGCTGGTCGCAGAGATTATGCCACCGTCGGAGAATGTACCACTCATTG GAAAGTACTACATCGCCACCATGACCATGATCACCGCCTCCACCGCTTTGACCATTTTCATCATGAACATTCACCACTGCGGCCCGGACGCCAAACCCGTCCCCAAGTGGGCCAAAAAGATCATACTGCAGCACATGGCCCGAATGTGCTTTGTTTACGAGGTCGGGGACAACTGCATGGCTCCCCAGTCGGAGAAGCCGGAACCTCCACTGTTGAAGAACCGCAACATGAACGGCTTGGCGGGGGCCTACAGGGACGACGGGACCGTTGGACTGGAGGCAATTGAAAGACAAGACTCGGACGAGCCGATGGGGACGAACCCCACCAATCGCTACAACTCCTGGAAGAACGGCGCCTTTGTCAGCATGGACTACGAAGACTCGAGTGGCGCGAGGAGATGCCGGAAAGGCGGCGTGAGCAACACGGGGGGGTCCCGTGAAGCCCCTTGTGACGAGAGGCTTCTGCTGTTGCCTAATGTGGAGTACATCGCCAACTGCTACAGGGAACAGAGGGCCACTCAAAAGAGGACTGGCGAGTGGAAGAAGGTGGCCAAGGTACTGGACCGTTTCTTCATGTGGTTGTTCTTCATCATGGTCTTCTTCATGAGTCTTCTGATCATGGGCAAAGCCATCTGA
- the LOC144051854 gene encoding neuronal acetylcholine receptor subunit alpha-10-like isoform X2, with protein MRHNRGHYGTKKGIKRGHFGTSWNQISPSTESVGCSSFHVILRSSMSTVFQCAHSRFAQKLLNDLFDNYTSALRPVEDTDAILNVTLQDERNQILTAYLWIRQVWLDAHLKWIKDDYDGLDTIRIPSSYVWRPDIVLYNNADDHFTGPMDTNVVIRHDGQIMWDSPAITKSSCKVDVSFFPFDAQQCRFTYGSWTYNGNQLDILNAMESADLADLVDNVEWEVLGMPAKRNIILYGCCAEPYPDITYTLKLKRRASFYVFNLLIPCVMISFLAPLGFYLPADSGEKVSLGVTVMLALTVFQLLVAEIMPPSENVPLIGKYYIATMTMITASTALTIFIMNIHHCGPDAKPVPKWAKKIILQHMARMCFVYEVGDNCMAPQSEKPEPPLLKNRNMNGLAGAYRDDGTVGLEAIERQDSDEPMGTNPTNRYNSWKNGAFVSMDYEDSSGARRCRKGGVSNTGGSREAPCDERLLLLPNVEYIANCYREQRATQKRTGEWKKVAKVLDRFFMWLFFIMVFFMSLLIMGKAI; from the exons ATGAGACACAATAGGGGACATTATGGAACCAAAAAGGGAATAAAAAGGGGACATTTTGGGACTTCATGGAACCAAATAAGTCCTTCCACAGAAAGTGTGGGGTGTTCGTCATTCCACGTTATCCTGCGCTCTTCCATGTCCACAGTCTTCCAATGCGCCCACAGCAGATTTGCGCAGAAGCTCCTCAACGACCTGTTTGACAACTACACAAGCGCTCTGAGGCCGGTGGAGGACACCGACGCCATCCTTAACGTCACCCTGCAG GATGAGCGAAACCAAATACTGACGGCCTATTTGTGGATACGACAAGTGTGGCTCGACGCACATCTCAAATGGATTAAGGATGACTACGATGGCCTCGACACCATCCGTATACCTAGCAGTTATGTATGGAGACCCGATATTGTCCTATATAACAA TGCCGACGACCACTTCACGGGCCCCATGGACACCAACGTTGTGATCCGCCACGACGGCCAGATCATGTGGGACTCACCGGCGATCACCAAGAGCTCCTGCAAGGTGGACGTGTCCTTCTTTCCCTTTGATGCGCAGCAgtgcaggttcacctacggttCGTGGACCTACAACGGCAACCAGCTGGACATCCTGAACGCCATGGAGAGCGCCGACCTGGCCGACCTGGTGGACAATGTGGAGTGGGAAGTCTTGGGTATGCCGGCCAAAAGGAACATCATTTTGTACGGCTGCTGCGCCGAGCCTTACCCCGACATCACCTACACTCTGAAACTCAAAAGGAGGGCGTCCTTCTACGTCTTCAACCTGCTGATACCTTGCGTGATGATCTCGTTCCTGGCTCCGCTGGGCTTCTACCTGCCTGCAGACTCCGGAGAAAAAGTGTCTTTGGGCGTCACCGTGATGCTGGCGCTGACTGTCTTTCAACTGCTGGTCGCAGAGATTATGCCACCGTCGGAGAATGTACCACTCATTG GAAAGTACTACATCGCCACCATGACCATGATCACCGCCTCCACCGCTTTGACCATTTTCATCATGAACATTCACCACTGCGGCCCGGACGCCAAACCCGTCCCCAAGTGGGCCAAAAAGATCATACTGCAGCACATGGCCCGAATGTGCTTTGTTTACGAGGTCGGGGACAACTGCATGGCTCCCCAGTCGGAGAAGCCGGAACCTCCACTGTTGAAGAACCGCAACATGAACGGCTTGGCGGGGGCCTACAGGGACGACGGGACCGTTGGACTGGAGGCAATTGAAAGACAAGACTCGGACGAGCCGATGGGGACGAACCCCACCAATCGCTACAACTCCTGGAAGAACGGCGCCTTTGTCAGCATGGACTACGAAGACTCGAGTGGCGCGAGGAGATGCCGGAAAGGCGGCGTGAGCAACACGGGGGGGTCCCGTGAAGCCCCTTGTGACGAGAGGCTTCTGCTGTTGCCTAATGTGGAGTACATCGCCAACTGCTACAGGGAACAGAGGGCCACTCAAAAGAGGACTGGCGAGTGGAAGAAGGTGGCCAAGGTACTGGACCGTTTCTTCATGTGGTTGTTCTTCATCATGGTCTTCTTCATGAGTCTTCTGATCATGGGCAAAGCCATCTGA
- the LOC144051854 gene encoding neuronal acetylcholine receptor subunit alpha-10-like isoform X1 — MRHNRGHYGTKKGIKRGHFGTSWNQISPSTESVGCSSFHVILRSSMSTVFQCAHSRFAQKLLNDLFDNYTSALRPVEDTDAILNVTLQVTLSQIIDMDERNQILTAYLWIRQVWLDAHLKWIKDDYDGLDTIRIPSSYVWRPDIVLYNNADDHFTGPMDTNVVIRHDGQIMWDSPAITKSSCKVDVSFFPFDAQQCRFTYGSWTYNGNQLDILNAMESADLADLVDNVEWEVLGMPAKRNIILYGCCAEPYPDITYTLKLKRRASFYVFNLLIPCVMISFLAPLGFYLPADSGEKVSLGVTVMLALTVFQLLVAEIMPPSENVPLIGKYYIATMTMITASTALTIFIMNIHHCGPDAKPVPKWAKKIILQHMARMCFVYEVGDNCMAPQSEKPEPPLLKNRNMNGLAGAYRDDGTVGLEAIERQDSDEPMGTNPTNRYNSWKNGAFVSMDYEDSSGARRCRKGGVSNTGGSREAPCDERLLLLPNVEYIANCYREQRATQKRTGEWKKVAKVLDRFFMWLFFIMVFFMSLLIMGKAI, encoded by the exons ATGAGACACAATAGGGGACATTATGGAACCAAAAAGGGAATAAAAAGGGGACATTTTGGGACTTCATGGAACCAAATAAGTCCTTCCACAGAAAGTGTGGGGTGTTCGTCATTCCACGTTATCCTGCGCTCTTCCATGTCCACAGTCTTCCAATGCGCCCACAGCAGATTTGCGCAGAAGCTCCTCAACGACCTGTTTGACAACTACACAAGCGCTCTGAGGCCGGTGGAGGACACCGACGCCATCCTTAACGTCACCCTGCAGGTGACGCTCTCGCAAATCATCGACATG GATGAGCGAAACCAAATACTGACGGCCTATTTGTGGATACGACAAGTGTGGCTCGACGCACATCTCAAATGGATTAAGGATGACTACGATGGCCTCGACACCATCCGTATACCTAGCAGTTATGTATGGAGACCCGATATTGTCCTATATAACAA TGCCGACGACCACTTCACGGGCCCCATGGACACCAACGTTGTGATCCGCCACGACGGCCAGATCATGTGGGACTCACCGGCGATCACCAAGAGCTCCTGCAAGGTGGACGTGTCCTTCTTTCCCTTTGATGCGCAGCAgtgcaggttcacctacggttCGTGGACCTACAACGGCAACCAGCTGGACATCCTGAACGCCATGGAGAGCGCCGACCTGGCCGACCTGGTGGACAATGTGGAGTGGGAAGTCTTGGGTATGCCGGCCAAAAGGAACATCATTTTGTACGGCTGCTGCGCCGAGCCTTACCCCGACATCACCTACACTCTGAAACTCAAAAGGAGGGCGTCCTTCTACGTCTTCAACCTGCTGATACCTTGCGTGATGATCTCGTTCCTGGCTCCGCTGGGCTTCTACCTGCCTGCAGACTCCGGAGAAAAAGTGTCTTTGGGCGTCACCGTGATGCTGGCGCTGACTGTCTTTCAACTGCTGGTCGCAGAGATTATGCCACCGTCGGAGAATGTACCACTCATTG GAAAGTACTACATCGCCACCATGACCATGATCACCGCCTCCACCGCTTTGACCATTTTCATCATGAACATTCACCACTGCGGCCCGGACGCCAAACCCGTCCCCAAGTGGGCCAAAAAGATCATACTGCAGCACATGGCCCGAATGTGCTTTGTTTACGAGGTCGGGGACAACTGCATGGCTCCCCAGTCGGAGAAGCCGGAACCTCCACTGTTGAAGAACCGCAACATGAACGGCTTGGCGGGGGCCTACAGGGACGACGGGACCGTTGGACTGGAGGCAATTGAAAGACAAGACTCGGACGAGCCGATGGGGACGAACCCCACCAATCGCTACAACTCCTGGAAGAACGGCGCCTTTGTCAGCATGGACTACGAAGACTCGAGTGGCGCGAGGAGATGCCGGAAAGGCGGCGTGAGCAACACGGGGGGGTCCCGTGAAGCCCCTTGTGACGAGAGGCTTCTGCTGTTGCCTAATGTGGAGTACATCGCCAACTGCTACAGGGAACAGAGGGCCACTCAAAAGAGGACTGGCGAGTGGAAGAAGGTGGCCAAGGTACTGGACCGTTTCTTCATGTGGTTGTTCTTCATCATGGTCTTCTTCATGAGTCTTCTGATCATGGGCAAAGCCATCTGA